The genomic segment tcccctgaaaataagccctagggtgtcttgaggaaaaataaatataagaccctgtcttattttcggggaaacacagtagtctCTGCCTTCATTGTCACACAGCTGTCTTCCCTCTGCGTATCTGTcttctcttctcataaggacatcAGTCAGTTCCATTAAGGGCCCAACCTACtccagtatgatctcatcttaattTATCTGaaaaggccctatttccaaacaaggtcatattttgaggtactggggttaggacttcaacatatctttggTGAGGAAACAGTTCAACCTGTAACAGAGGCCACCCCTCTCCCTGGCCCCCGTGGAAATCAGGAGACTGGCAGCACCTCATACTCTCCTTGTCTGGCACGCCTCCCTCACTGCAGTCTGGCTGCGTGCCTTGCCCGTGCAGTCCAGCCCCGGCCTGACTTTCTCCACCTCTTTGTTCCCTcatcctcctttcctttctcccaccAGTAGCAGAAAAGCCTTCTCCCTGAGGTTCCTGTTACCTCACCAGCAGGACATAGTATCTAGAAGTGTCCCTAGCCTTGGCCTGAGCTGTGTTCCCCACACATGCTAGTTCCCTGCTCTGTGGTCACTTGTTCAACCCTATGGGCTGGTGCTGACCTCCTCCTGTCAGATCTCAGGTGACTCCAGGACCATGTCCATGGGTCACACCTGCTGTCCCTGTCCAGAGCCACGGGCCAGGAAGTACAAGTGCGGTCTACCCCAGCCGTGTCCTGAGGAGCACCTGGCCTTCCGCATGGTGAGCGGGGCTGCCAACGTCATTGGGCCTAAGATTTGCCTCGAGGACAAGATGTGAGCTCCCTGGGATGACTGGGGGTTAGGGAGGGACATGGGGGACTCTAGGCCAGGTCTGTGAGGGAGAGTAGAGAAGATATGCCCACACAAGATCTCATTCCCCTGCCAGGCTCATGAGCAGTGTCAAGGACAATGTGGGTCGTGGGCTGAACATCGCCCTGGTGAATGGTGAGTCCTCTATGCTGAGGGGTCAGAGAGGAGGGAGCTGTGCTATGACCAGCCACCCTCCTTCCCACGCCCACCCCAGGAGGCTTCTAGGTATATgtgctcctctcccctcccctcccctcccctcccttccccttcagGAActcccagggaggcctgggaaaGAGTCTGCAAGCTGAAGGCTCAACAGAGGAAGTGACTCAGTGAACAAAAGCATGATATCAGTAAAGAACTAGAAAGTTCTAGGAGGTTGGAGGGTGGTTCATGGGGAGTCCCTGGAAGGTCTCAAATGCCAGACGGAGGCTCTGTGGTTTTGGGTGGGATGTATGTGTCTGAAAACAAGGAGAATATGGGGGGATGTCTGAAAAGTTTCCAGAAGGGCTGTACCCAATTGCCACCCACCTGCTGTGTCCTGAGCCTGGCCTGGGGTGCTGAGGTGATAGGTAGTTGCCTTGGCAGCTCACCCAGCAgggcctctccctcccttcttcttgaTTCAGGGGTCAGCGGTGAGCTCATTGAGGCCCGGGCCTTTGACATGTGGGCCGGAGGTGAGTGGCAGCCACGATCTCTTGTTTTGCGACTGCGTGTCATTCCCCTGAAATGCTGCTCTGCGTCCATGTGCTCAGGACTTCTCAAAgaagcctgggggaggggcaagatCACCATCTTTGTCTAGAGGCTGTGTATGGTCATGGGGATAGCCCTAGCTTCTCATACCAGTTTATCCCTGCACTTATGGTGACCCTTCGTGGGGCACGTCCCAGGCCCAATCCCTAcattagtttcctcatttggagAACACAGGTTGGTGGGAGAGGGGTGCTCAGTGGTGCGTGATACTTCATGTTCCATGGGACCTGCCCCCCTCAGATGTCAACGATCTGTTGAAGTTTATTCGGCCACTGCACGAAGGCACTCTGGTGTTTGTGGCATCCTACGACGACCCAGCCACCAAGTAAGTGCTTGCTGCGGCCGGCCTCAGCCTTGCCCTTCTACAGTGACAGCTCACTTGTTTCCTTTCTGTGCTGCAGGATGAATGAAGAGACCAGAAAGCTTTTCAGCGAGCTGGGCAGCAGGACTGCCAAGGAACTGGCCTTCCGGGACAGCTGGGTGTTTGTAGGGGCCAAGGGTGTGCAGAACAAGAGCCCCTTTGAGCAGGTATGGTGGAGAGCCTGGCACATCTGCCTGTCAGCCTGGGCAACCTGTCTGCCCCTTCTCCTCACATCCCACCAGATCCCTGCTCACACCACAGCCTTCCCTGAATTCTGCCCCACCTGTGTTTCATCATCCCCATCCAGAGTGGCCCTGGCCCCCTTGCCATCTGTGCAGGGAGGAGCAGTAACTTTGACCTTCCCTGTCCAGTATGTATTTCACCCTCGAGAGTCTTTAAACAGCGATGTTTTCATGTTGGTATGACTCAACAACCAAACACCTTCCTCCCAAACATCTTCAGGGAGCTCAGTCCTGGCCTGATCCTCTGGAAACCCCGTATCCCTGATTCGCACTGCACCTCCTTCTCCTGCCAGCCCTGGCTATCCTCTGGGGCCGTCAGGCCTTGTGCTAGGAGGGCTCCATCCTCACCTTTAGGAGGCTCCCAGCCTGGAGAAAGCCACAGTACTCCCAAGTCCTGATCTCCAGGACATGCAAATGGGCTGCTCCAGTGATTTCTGGAAGGGTCTGGCTACCAAAAGAGCAGCTCAAATCCCACCCCCTCAAAAAATGCCCCCTCTGGCCTTATTCTTGCCATATCTTCCAGCAGCTCCCTGCGTGTCAACTGAGGGTTGCAGAcatacccccacacacaccccttcttGGTGCATGCCAGGCCCATATAAGTGCAAAGAAGTTAATCTGCCACTCCACCTATAAGGGGACGGGCCAGTGCAGTTGTTGCTGTTTTTCCCTGGGACGTGCAAGGGGGTGAGTGCCCCAAGAGCACACACACAGTTGGTCAACATGGCATAAGGGGACTGAAAGCCTGGGCCCTGGCCCGCTTCTGTCCCCTGTCTCAGAGGACTGAGGCCATGACTTCCTGTTCCCCTGGCCCACAGCATGTGAAGAACAGTAAACACACCAACAAGTACGAAGGCTGGCCTGAAGCGCTGGAGATGGAAGGCTGCATCCCACGGAGGAGCACGGCCAGCTAGCATAGCTGGGTGCCAGGACCAGGCTGAGGGAGGCCCAGACCGAGGGACACGTCTGAACTGCCCAGCGGGTGGCAGGTGGCAGCACCAGCACAGGGCTGAGGCCCACACCCCATGCCTGGGCAGGAGCGCTCCCTTGCCCCAACACATCAGGGCTCCGAGGTGGTGACCAGAGTGTGGCCTCAAGGTGGTGGGGGCTGTAGGGGCCAGCCCTGTCGCACTGTCACATGAGCCCAGGTgcccatctctttcttttcttaaagctGCTCCCCCTGGTCAGTCCCCACCCAGCCTTTTCCTCCTCTGACCCTCATGCCATCTCCTTCCCAATTCCCAAGTGCCCTAGCTAGAAGGGCCCTGGGTGCTTACCGCCTCTCTGTACAAGTCGGGTAGGAGCCACCTGGCAAGTTGGGGCATCTTCCAGAACCTCTCTTAGAGCCACTCACTGCACTGCAGGCTAAACCTATTTCCGGTTTGATTCCTTCTGGTGAGCCAGACCTGCTGGCCACTCTGTGaacctgcctgcctcctgcctgacACTCAGCAGGAAGGAGCCCCTTTGGAGCAGGCTAGCCTGGGGTGGTGGAGTAGCCAGAGCCTGATCACAGTCCCTAACACAGTGTGTGGCGTCTCCTGCAGTTTGTCAGAGGGCCCACCTTCTAGATGACCTCTTAATAAATCGATAGCCCCCAATGGAATAAAGTGCATTCAGATGTTGTCATCAGTGGACAGTCAGGGGTGGTGGTATTCTCTGGGGTTGGTTGGGGCAAGCCCCGTAGGTTTAGCCAACCTGCCCCCATGGCCTTAGCAGACAGCCTTTGTCTCCAGGGCTCCTGCCCTGACAGGCTACGGCTGAGATGTAAGTCCAGTGGTAAGTAAGTAGAGCAGCTTCCCAGCTGGTACCACCCTAGCTTTGCCTGGGAGAGATGGTTCTGCAGTCTGGGGCCACAGGAAACTCACTGACTCCAGACCCAGCACAGGTGCCTCGCCCTCACCCCCTGCCTCCTTCAAGGGCTAGTGTATCTGCCACAGACTTTGGCTGCCGTTGAAGTCAGGGCTGTGAAGTGTCAAGTCACGTGGGCTACTTGGCATCTCAAAGATGGGAGGAATCGGGCATCATGGTAATTTGAGGTGTCAGTCAGGCATCCTCTAGGTGGCCGTGTCGGGGGCAACGGACTTAAGAATCCTGCCCTGGCAATGGGCTTCCCGTGCCTTTGACTCCTAGGAGTTAAGTGCTGCCTGTGCCAGGGAGAGTTCAGAGGGCAAACAAAACATCAAgaaatgaaaggtttttttttgtttttggtggagGGGggatgaagtcttgctctgtcacacaggctggagtgcagtggtacaatcatagcccactgcagccttgaattcctgggctcaggtgatctttctgctttggcctcccaaagtgctggagctacaggtctgagccaccacagccagccaaGAAACAAACGTATTTAAGGAGCCAGCAGGGTCGACTTCAGTCCCTAGGAGGAGAAGCTTACCAGGGAGGAAGTGACCGCGAGGCCAGGACTGCAAAGGCTGAGCAAGAGGAGTGAGGAGAGCCCATTTCACTCGTTCTAGAGATGGTGATCATAGCAGCCAACACCCAGCCCAGACTCTGAGCCAAGCACATTATACATGTGTTCCTGTTTTAAGtagactttcttttttagagCCATTTTCAGTTCACAGCAAAACagaagtacagagagttcccctGTACCCCAACAACCCCCAGCCCCCCATTTGTCCACACTGATGAGCTTGCACTGGTGCTCCATTTGCAACCAAAACTCATACTGGACATCAGGGTCTGCTCTGGGTGTTGTACATCCCATGGATTTTGGCAAAAATGTGTAATGCCATGTAccattataatatacatatattcatttttgaaaaacctCTTATggggctaggtgtggtggctcatgcctgtaatcctagcactctgggaggccaaggcgggtggattgcttaaggtcaggagtttgaaaccagcccgagcaagaatgagaccctgtctctactaaaaaaaaaaaaaaaatggaaagaaattaattatccaactaaaaatacatataaaaaattggccgggcattgtggcacatacttatagtcccagctactcaggaggctgaggcagaaggattgcttgagcccaggagtttgaggttgctgtgagctaggctgaccctaTGGCACTGTAggtggggcaacagagtgagactctgcctcaaaaaaacaaacaaaaaaacaacctctcatgggctgggcgtggtggctcacacctgtaatcctagcaccctgggggCCGAGGTAGGctgatcacttgaagtcaggagttcgaaaccagcctgagcaagagtgagaccccatctctactaaaaatagaaaaattagctgggtgtggcgtGTACGTgtcctcccagctactcaggaggctgaggcaggagaattgcttgagcccaggagtttgaggttgctgtgagctaggctgatgccacagcactctagcccaggcaacagagtgagactctgtctccaaaacaaacaaacaaaaaacattatggAAAATAACAAACATCTTcagaagtagagagaatagtataCAGTCAGCCCCTTGTATTTGTGGATTCTACTTACAGGGATTCAACCAATCacagactgaaaatatttaaaaaatacacacacaatacaactataaatacaaataaaaaacaatacaacatACCAGCTATctgcatagcatttacattatattagctataagtaacctagagatgatttaaactaTGTGGGAAGATGAGAAGATGTgttaggttatatgcaaatattatgccattttatatcaaggACTGGGATATCCATGGATTTTGGCATCCCTAGAGGGTCTGAGAACTAATCTTCCCCAGATACTGAAGGACGACTGTAATCAACTCCAACGTACCCATCACCCATCTTCCACAGTGATCGACACATGGCCAATGTTGTCTCATCTGCACATCCCACAGTCCTGATATGTTAAATCAAATCTCAGCTTAGTTCTGCCATCAATACTTTCGTTATACTGAAGTCACCTACagtcttcacaacaaccctagcAAGAAAGTACTGCCATTGGCCTCACTGTACAAAAAAGGTAAAGGTTCCTGGTGAACACGGGAGTTTCCATGGAGTGGGAGATTAGGAGCCAGATAAGTACAATTCCACAAGTTTATAGATTGCCCTCAAGTGAAACAGAACCTCAATGAAGGTCCACATTGCAAGGCTGGGAGGGGCATGGACCCCACTGTACCTCTCAAATAACTACTGTGATTGTCCCATCTTTCTCCACTTGTTCACTCAGTTCATTTGTTCACCAAACATTCACCAAGTGCTTGCATTGGCCCAGGTACTGTGCTGCACACCGGGAATACAGGAGTAAGCCACAGCGACAACCCCTACCTCCTCACTGGGCTACACCCTCACTGGGGGTCACCAGCATCACAGAGATGGAAACAGTAGGCCAGTTTTAACCCTACTTGGCCCAACACAGGCTGGAAAGCTGTTGGGGTGCAGTTCAGCCTGCCTGACTTACCGCGTGGAGGTCAAGCCCTCTATCTCCTGCACACCTGCTTTGCCAGGGTGCTGCCCTCAGGCCTACCCGTTAGGAGGGAGGACATCCTCAGTTACAAGTGCCAGAATTCAAACTCAAACTggcataagcaaaaaaaaaaaaaaaatgggggtgGAATGCATTGTTCCTATAATAGACCCTAAAGCTCATGGGTAAGTCTAACTCCAATAATGTCACCAGGACATGGGCTATCTTCATCTCTTGGCTCCGCTTTTTTCTgcatttgcttcattttctaaCATACCATCTTCCCTGGGTAGGGGGGCAATAATAGAAGTCCCAGTTTAGCAACTGCAGCAGAAAAGGGAGGGCTCTCACCTTcctgtgaaagttgtcagaatcaaaatggagtgacttgtttaagaaaagaaaaagaaaagcaaaacagagcTGAGGAAAGCCATGAAAGGAGGGTTCTCTTGCACAAATACCTGATACTAAAAACTGCAAAAAacacaaccttgcacaaaggctATCACaaccttacacacacacaaaatatttctgtgaggacatctgcccagcaactgtcTGTCCAAACTTGGACTGATAACATTCTTGTTATTAATCCTTGTAGCCAGGGATAATTAGCTCAAAAAATTATGTGATCCTCCtcgtttttcctttaaaaaaaaccctttgtcttcctttcctccctcaatacacacatagtttactatggcacATGTATTCCCATTGCAGTACTGTATTCctgaataaatatcattttattttagcgtCTCCCTCTCTGATATTTAGGATGACATTCTCAACAGTTCCAGTACAAGTTCCTGAGGACTAATTCTTACTGGACCAGGGTGGATTATAGGCTTATCCTCGCACTAATCTGAGTGGCTCTGACTGGCTACACCTGGGCATGTGCCCACCCCAGGGACCAGCGTTAGGGTCATCCACATGCAAATCGTGTGTACTGAGAGCAGAGGAGGGATGGTTCCCCCAAATAAAATAGAAGTGCTGTGACCTGATGCTGGGCAGGCAAAAACGATAGCTGTCACTATACTTCCCCGTAAATACTAAGTGCACCCCATATTTGTACATACACTCACATATGCCTACTTATTTATCACATAATATTCCTAGTGGCCCCTGCATGAAGAACAGAAAGTAGGCATTCCTCTCAGGGTCTCCACTGTGATCTTATTACATAATACAGTGGCAGGTCTCCCATCTGAAGTACATTTATATTGTCTCCACTGTTGCtatcatttatttgtttcatcTGTTTTCTCAGTCCAGATGACTTCTCATTTGAAACTAGGTATCCTTGCCTCATTCGTAGagctcttcctccttctcttctggaGTAAATTATTAATCTCCTAAACCAACTACAAATGTTCTCTGGCCTTTAATTTAGCAATTCCCTTTTGCTGCAGACAAAGCCACCAAATTCTTCATGTCAGTCATCCACCTGCTCACTCTGGCTTTTCAGGGAAGGTTCAAGTGATTGATAATAATGGAGAGTGGTCTTCTGATTGCATTTGCTCTGCTTGATCCCTGGCACACAATGGGAATTGGTGGCTACCAAGTGGCCAGGTCCAggttgtaaggtttttcggcggtggcgaaaagagacacagaaagagaaagagtagggggggccaaaccacgtggctttattatacactcgtggacaaggttctggggccccaagagcaggggccccagaagtcgccgcagtttgaaggggctgaggccttttataccctttgggcggggctagggacttgtggcgggaagagctgggattctctattgtgaccttggaaggtcgttgagaaataggaggggctggaggtattgtggaatccaggagcgaatccaggtggagatctgggtgtggttcctctcagtggggcctggcagtttgtccttggcaggtgaggtcactaagcgttttctttttccatctagggaggggagggggcccctgccaccagccttacacagGTGAGTTTCACTGACAGCATCAGGTAGGGCCGAAAGCACAGGCAATTGGAATATAAAAATTTCGGtttcctggccaggcacagtggctcacaccagtaatcccaactacttgggagactgaggcaggagaatcacttgagcccaggactttgaggttgctgtgagctaagctgacgccatggtactctagcccaggtgacagagcaaaactcttgtctcaaaaaaaaaaaaaaaaaaaaaaaaaacattaggtTTCCTCTAAGAGGAacacatcttttttatttcccttccctGGCTCTTTCAGCCCATCCCCCTTTTCCCTCTGGCCAATTTCACCCCATCCTCAGACAGGACAGCCCCTACCCCCACTGCCATTTTCCAAACTACAATATTCAGCCCCAGCAtgtgcccaccccagccctcttGCCTGTCGTAGCTCTAAATACTGCCtactgtagggga from the Microcebus murinus isolate Inina unplaced genomic scaffold, M.murinus_Inina_mat1.0 scaf003_hap2_Mmur4.0, whole genome shotgun sequence genome contains:
- the FAM3A gene encoding protein FAM3A isoform X2, which translates into the protein MVGRTNERRVPKQYTCQRSQTNPAGGVDMRLAGPESSVTAEPRARKYKCGLPQPCPEEHLAFRMVSGAANVIGPKICLEDKMLMSSVKDNVGRGLNIALVNGVSGELIEARAFDMWAGDVNDLLKFIRPLHEGTLVFVASYDDPATKMNEETRKLFSELGSRTAKELAFRDSWVFVGAKGVQNKSPFEQHVKNSKHTNKYEGWPEALEMEGCIPRRSTAS
- the FAM3A gene encoding protein FAM3A isoform X3; amino-acid sequence: MRLAGPESSVTAEPRARKYKCGLPQPCPEEHLAFRMVSGAANVIGPKICLEDKMLMSSVKDNVGRGLNIALVNGVSGELIEARAFDMWAGDVNDLLKFIRPLHEGTLVFVASYDDPATKMNEETRKLFSELGSRTAKELAFRDSWVFVGAKGVQNKSPFEQHVKNSKHTNKYEGWPEALEMEGCIPRRSTAS
- the FAM3A gene encoding protein FAM3A isoform X4, yielding MRLAGPFRIVALVITVGLTWIIVSILLGGPGSGFPRIQQLFTSPESSVTAEPRARKYKCGLPQPCPEEHLAFRMVSGAANVIGPKICLEDKMLMSSVKDNVGRGLNIALVNGVSGELIEARAFDMWAGDVNDLLKFIRPLHEGTLVFVASYDDPATKMNEETRKLFSELGSRTAKELAFRDSWVFVGAKGVQNKSPFEQHVKNSKHTNKYEGWPEALEMEGCIPRRSTAS
- the FAM3A gene encoding protein FAM3A isoform X1, which produces MVGRTNERRVPKQYTCQRSQTNPAGGVDMRLAGPFRIVALVITVGLTWIIVSILLGGPGSGFPRIQQLFTSPESSVTAEPRARKYKCGLPQPCPEEHLAFRMVSGAANVIGPKICLEDKMLMSSVKDNVGRGLNIALVNGVSGELIEARAFDMWAGDVNDLLKFIRPLHEGTLVFVASYDDPATKMNEETRKLFSELGSRTAKELAFRDSWVFVGAKGVQNKSPFEQHVKNSKHTNKYEGWPEALEMEGCIPRRSTAS